TTTCCTGTCACTTAAGCTTGTGTACAGTGACGCTGCCAGTTCGAATATAGTTGGACAGGACAAAATGCCTTGAATTCTGCTCGGGCCGTGCATAAATTCGATTGTCTTGAAAGGGATCCCTGACTGCGGCTGCGCATTATAACTTCGACTGCATTAATGTTGTGTAAAGTGTGTACTTCGCCTATCAAGTCATTTATCATTATTCGAGTTCCTGACTACTTGGTCGCAAGTTTATCTCAACAGAAAAGCGACAGAGTGTGTCCGGTGACGTTCACACGACGGCTCGCCTAGCATGCTATACTTCAGATGAATGTAATGGTGATATGAACGGCGCACAGAACAGAACACACCACATTCACACGTCCAGTCAGGCACATCCAAAGATAAAACTTTCCGCTGAGGTCAAGCTCACGCAAAAAAGTTGAACCTTCATAGCTTATAAACGCACAAGTGGCGGTGCACCACGGTCCTAGATGCGAAAGAGTGTCTTCCTGTTCTCAAAGTTGAAGGCGTTATCCGTGACGCATATTCGCGTAGACATTAGGGTTACCCTGCAAGATATACACCAGCTAAAATTGCTTATTAAGCGATATATTTTGTCCCACTCACATCGCACGCAAGGCACCCTTGTGGCCAAAATGAACACACCCGATCGCACCTTTGTTCTAGAAAAATGAAGATGCAACACTCTTTCTCGCTCTATCCGCAGGCGCCAGCGCTCAGGGCAGGCCCCGCCTGTGCTCCCTCTCACCTGACAGGGGACCCTGCCGCGGGAACATCCCCCGCTTCTACTTTGACAGTTCGTCCAGAACGTGCCGCCGATTCATCTACGGTGGGTGCAAGGGCAACGAGAACCGTTTCAACACTCCTGGACAGTGCACCCGCGTCTGCGGCTGAGATCGCTTACTGTATTTTCAAAACCAGGCCGAAGCCATGATGTAAGATTCTTCGGACATCACGCTCTTTTTCGTGTCTTTACCATAAGCTAATAAATTGAGGGTTCTGTTTCTTGCAAGATTACTAGGGCCGGAGAAGCTTCCTGGGCTCCTTCACACCAGACAGCGCTGGTCATGCTGGCCCGAGCTGGACAGCCCGGCCTCCCACAGTTCGGGTGCGGTGTTGGGACGTGTGTTCGGTGTCTAGGGGCATTCCCAAGCGGACGCCCTCACGCAAGTCTCTTACGCGGGAAGAAGCCGTTGGCATGGCGACAGCTTCAATCTAGCACATTCCACCACCACACTATCTACCACACCAACAAACCCAATACATTGCGAATACAAATGCGCACACTGCGCAGAATACGGCCAAATTGACGCTTTGCACGTGAGCAGGCACGCTGTGCGAACTCCTGCTGTCACGTTAGAAAACTTGTCCGGCAGACACATCGCGGATGGGTGCCGGACACCCTCGGCGGTTGCGCCATGGCGCGTCGCCTTACCCGCGCTTTGAAGGGCCTCCCTTTAGTAAACGCCCATCAAAGTGAATTTCCCTTTCCAGTGTATGCAGTAGCGCACGTCGTATAGGTCGCTAGTGTGCAATCCTGCTGATATCCACGTATTGGCAAAACGCAGAAATAGATGAGAAAACTGGTGATTCTATCGGCACTGACGAGGACATTGTCCTTCTCTTCGAGGAGAAGCAATAAAAGCTAAAGCACCAAGATACACAGGCCCCGCATAAGTTCTTCTTTCTCAGAGCATATTGGCACCATCATGTTTTCTTTAACGCCGCCTAAATTCAGAGCAACCATCTTTTATTCCattaaaaaaaacttggaggacgcttaagcttcgccttaacagtagaacgcgatagcgttatcgggacccgttcgcatcgcatcgttcgcatacggcaagtaggcttcattcactgcaacactgaacgtgggaatgccagcttacaaagaccaagcttacaccgatccccttaaagtcggcttcacttttatactgaactgcattgctggaaagacgtttttccaggggcaataatataagtggtcttatattaaaatgtgaaggccttagcaccttttttattattttattaagtgtttgctattgccccgacgcgcgcaggtctggtagaaatgtttgagtttcctcgtatcagaattaggttttctcgtacattataATTGCAATcccacgccgattggtaaacatccgacggcgaatccgacgccgaatggtacagtcgtactttaccatttttatgacggatttcactgtgagaaattcaatttttgttcaccaaaaccttgcaccacgtggaaggcctgcgcggtcgacgtggttggatgattttctccgccacccgccatcacacgccggttgccgacgtcggattttctgtgacacggggccctaaacgctatcgcgttaaaacatttTTGTAATTCTGTGCCTACACGAAAGTCGCAGCACCAGCTAGCTGCTTGTTAAACCACTTGCATGAAGAAGTCATGTTTGGATACTGGTAAACACACTCTCCTGTGGTGTGTGATTGTCGCCCTCCCCCAtttgtacaatatatatatatattgtactggagcacatcggcaccagctctgtgccagcgagtgtgtggaagaagacgttgacgatcgtgtggttcgcgctaggtcggttttcaacgagccagcttgtttaaccgcttcatctagtctacctgccaaatactcttgttgcatttggtggaagtgctgggtagtccccttcagcgtcctggaactccgcagccgtacgctaccatctgccttcacgatgaccgaggacgccggcccctcgcgagcttctcccgctcccacacctgtcgtgtgctctggggtgcttcgtatgcgtgatcctccagtcttcagtggcactgacgatcacgacgtggaagactggctggccgagtatgaacgtgttagtgcaaacaacaagtgggatgaccgcgacaagctgactcacgccatcttttattttaccggcgtggcccacctgtggttcaagaaccatgaagctgattttaccacctggtcagctttcaaagagaccctcgtttcgtttttcggccggccagcggtgcgcaagcttcgcgctgaacacagcctccgcggacgatctcaacaaattggtgagaccttcaccagctacattgaggatgtcatcggcctctgtaggcgggcgaatgcgtccatgtcggaacctgacagaatcaaacacataatgaaaggcatcgacgatgacgcctttcatatgctcgtggccaaaaacccacaaagcgttactgaagttattgaactttgccaaagttttgacgagctgcgtaaacagcgcatctccacacgtcgccctggaatgcaaacggctgacgtttcagatttggctcccagcaccgctagtattgattacacctcgttgctgcctcaaattcagcaatacgtacgcgaggaagtggcacgtcagctctctcttgtggcatcggtcactgagcctctccccccactggaccagtcgcttcgccgggttattcagacgcaagttgctgaagccctaccgtcccccgcttcaccgccgcaagttacggctccgttaacttacgctgaggcccttacacgatctcatgcccagccgacgccagtcccatccagcccagccaccaacttctacacgccgccaagtccggtacggccggtttacgtacctatctcgcatccaagaccacctttcaacccctggcgcactccggacaaccggccggtgtgctacgcttgcggtattccgggacatgttgcgcgcttctgtcgccgccgcggactctattttcgcgatggcgctcccaaccttagtcatgtccctcaacaagctacgcaccgtcttacatctgacgccacggactcgtattcacgtcgccccgccttcagttcacgccgatctccttctccccgccgccgctccctttcccccatggttcgccgttccaaccatgcccaggaggaaaactaacagccgcagttcctgaggcaagaactgcgccgtcgtcgaaatttgcaaggcctcttctttcgccgcctaacgagattgtagtgtttatagacggtgtcgcgacgaacgctcttgtcgacacaggagcagctgtttgtgtgattagtgagattctctgccgcaaactgaacaaagtgacgactccgctttttgatatttcgctacgcacagcgagctcgcagcacgtgaagccttcggccacctgcaccgctcgtgttttaattcaagatgcgctctacatcgtcgaatttgtcgtcctttctcatgcatcgcatgccgttatcctgggctgggacttcctttccgcgcatcatgcagttgtcgactgcgctcgtgcacaactcgccttgtctccgttctgtaccgcaaccgtcgatgaccgtcgcccgtctgctaaagtggttgtcgctgctgacgtcgtcatccctgctttctctgtcgccttagtgtccgtcacctgtgacgctgtccccaattcaactgcactttttgtaccgtctgagaaatgtgcgcgtcgccgggacgttgtcctaccgttcgcagtcgtcacacttgatgatgattccagtgcagtttacgcgtgcaatccgtttccctgcccttcaactctattacgtggcgaatctgttgggcgtctcgacacttttgatgccatctttccgtttgatgcgccttgcgatacgaccccactgcctatcgatgccgtcacttctgccgccgctcccgccccacccgaccacgacgtcttgttgcgcagcgtcgataacgcgctcccgcaagctcagcgcaatcagctcgttcaactccttgaccgttttcggacctctttcgacATGGGCCgaccttgtttggggcgcacgtcagcggttgttcaccatattgacaccggtcaccatgctccactgcgtcagcgtccctaccgagtgtcacacaccgagcgcagcgtcatcagtgaacaagtcgatgacatgctgcaacgtggcgtgatccagcagtcacacagtccgtgggcatctccggtcGTCCTGGtacggaaaaaggacggctcaatcagattttgcgtggattaccgccgactgaacaagatcacacgtaaggatgtttatcctctaccacgaatagacgatgctctagattgtctacaaggtgccgaatttttttcttccctggatcttcgctctggatactggcaagtgccgatggctgaagcggaccgtccaaaaacggcttttgtgacccctgacgggttatacgaatttaatgtgatgcccttcggcctgtgtaatgcgcctgcaactttcgagaggatgatggacactatcctccggggacttaagtggcgtacctgtctttgctacttagacgacatagttgtcttctctcccaattttgaatctcatctcgatcgcctcgagcaagttcttgagtgtctcacggccgctggtttgcaattaaacttgaaaaaatgccatttt
This Dermacentor silvarum isolate Dsil-2018 chromosome 6, BIME_Dsil_1.4, whole genome shotgun sequence DNA region includes the following protein-coding sequences:
- the LOC119455728 gene encoding isoinhibitor K; this encodes MSRFAVLALFLVAIVVTGASAQGRPRLCSLSPDRGPCRGNIPRFYFDSSSRTCRRFIYGGCKGNENRFNTPGQCTRVCG